From the Ignavibacteria bacterium genome, the window AAGTGTCGTTCAACCTTGTTGACCATCTCCGCAGCACCTTTGAGTTCCACTTCCTGTCCGTCACGGAGCACAACCATGGACAGTGTGTCTCCCACCTTGGAGGTTCGGAACTTCTCCAAAGTGGCACGACCGGTCTCTGATTGGAATGCCTCTTGCAACGTCATTCCCTCTACAGTAACAATGCGATCGCCATCTACGATCTTCATCGGGTTTACTGGATCAGTTACGCTGAGTACGAGCCCAGGCTTTCCGTCAAACATTTTGAAGTCGCCCTTAAATCCAAAGCCCGGAGCTTTGGAGACTTTTTCTGCCGTATAGTCCCATCCGATGAGTGCAAGGATATCCTTGATCGGTGGACGTTCCGTGCCCTTGATGTATCTGTCGCAGTACTCGCGAACCTTGGCGTTTGTAACACGTTCGATGAGTGTAAAGAGAGAGTCATCTTGGAAGGGGCGAGCCGGACCGTAATCCTGCATGAGACGATAGATCACGTCCAAGAGGCCCATGGAGCCCCCTGACGATTCTCTGATCACGATATCGAGCAAGAAGGCATTTACGGCACCGTACGTATAGACGATAGGGTAGAGCTGTTGTCCCTTTGTTGAGAGCACATCGCGAGAGAATTCTGTGAAGGAGAAGTCCTTACCAAGTCTGTCCATGTCCTTGAGTTTGCCTTCAATATCCTTGCGGAATGCATTCTCCTTGATTGTAGAATCATGCAAGGGGGCGAGGGTGGAGAAGTACTCAGTTGTGCCTTCATAGAGCCAGAGATGCTGCGACATCTTAGGAGCGCGGAAGTCAAAGTAGTCGATCTCTTCGCTGTGAAGGTTGAGCGGCACGAGGATATGGAGGAACTCGTGGACAGCAACTTCTCCAAGCCCGATTGGTCGCTTTTGGAAACCAAGGAAGTAGAACGAGCTATAGCCGTGTTCCAGAGCGCCCATGCCGCCCGGGTTGGCAACCTTGGTACGATCACCTTTCCACAGATAGAGCAAGAACGCATAATGATTCACCGGCATCGTTGGAAGAAGCTTGCCGATGGTCTTGGTCAGGCGAGCAAGTTCCTTTGCATAGGCGGGAGCTACGGTGTCACGTCCGGCATGAGCACAATGGACAAGCACGCGAACTCCCTCCACCATGAACGTTGCGGTGTCTGGCAGGGAGTACATCACTGGACTATCCACCAGCTGATCATACGTGTCGGCCAGATACGTATCGAGCGTATCAGAGATCCGAGCGATGTTGATCGCAGAGCCACCAAAGAGATGTTTCGGATGTTTGATGTTCACTTGAAACGGCACGTGTTGTTTGCCATCAACGAAGCAGACGATGCCGCCGTGATTCAAAACAAAGATGCTGTCGGCCTCAAAGTCTGTTCCTGCGGGCGCGAACACATCAATGCCACTGGTGGTATCATCGAACGAATCATCCAGTTCATACGAGATGAATCGCAAGTTGCGAGCGTTCTCCACAACGAATTGAGAGTCGACCGAACGTCGAACCGTAAGATCCTTGAGTGATGAATCCAGAGCGCGGAAGTTCCGCACGAGCTTCCACCACTTGTGCTCTTCGTAGGTGCCAGGCACCGTGACAGGGAAGATCACAAGGGCCGTATCGGCATTAACACGCGGCGGCCACATGGAGATCCGAATGCGATCTTCAAAGACGTTCGCGAGGTCCACGTCAACGCGATACCGTGGTTCTTGGGCTTGTACGGCTACACCGACAAGGAGGAGAAAGGCGAGGAGGGTTGTGCGCATAAGTAACAAAACTATGGACAAAGAAGAAAACCTATGCGTGTTAGCGAGGTAGAAGTTGCGCTTCACTGATACATTTTTTTCGGATGAGGCGTAGTTTACTGATATGCCCTCCAGAACCACCGATTCAGAGCGGTTTACAGAACTCCTTTCCCGGGCCGAAGTGCACGAGGAAACGGCCATTCAGAGCCTTGCAGCAGCTGTGGCTCTGGCCAGAGATAGAATGAAGGGGGCTCAGCGCGATCGATCACTCTGGCGGACACATTGGATACGTGCTGCTCTCCGGCTTGCAGAACTACTGGAACGCAAAGAGTCGGCACGTGAAGCACTTGAGGTGTTGCAACCGCTCATCCATGAACTGGATGCCTGCGATGATGCCGACCTGGTTATGCGGACCAAACAAGAATTGGGTCGATATCTGATGATCCGGGGAGATCTCGATATTGCCATGGATCTTCTCCAACAGGCATTGCGAGATGCCGAGGTACTAAATAATACAGCTGTAGCCTCCGCTGCTTCGGGCAACATCGGCATGGTGTTCTTCAACCACGGCGAGTTCGATGACGCGCTGGTATGGTTCAATAAGACCGTTGTGTTGATGCGTCAACGCGGAGACAAGGCTCGGACCGCCCTTGCCCTGCGCAGTGTTGGAATGACGCATAGCAAGAAGAAAAGCTATTCCAAGGCATTGAAGTCCTACGCAGACGCATTGAAGGAACTCAACTCGAGTACCGAGGATAACATCGACTCGCGGATAGAAATCCAGATCCGGGAGTCCATTGGCGTTGATCAACTGAACCTTGCTGATGCAACGCAGAAAGCCACGCACTATCAAGCGGCGATAGAGGCATTTTTAGAGTGCCTTGAGCTTGCCAGACGCAATGGGCTTGACGTTTCACGTGCGGTGGCATTACGAAATCTCGGCCAGGTCTATGCAGAGACTGACTATGCCGAACATGACATCCACAAAGCCATCGCGTTGTTTGAAGAGGCACGGCAGATCATTGAACCAAAGTCGATCCATACACTTCACTATCAGATCAACAGAGAGCTTGCATTCGCCTATGAGGCGGTAGGAGACGCCGCCCAAGCACTTGAAGCCTACAAGCGCTACCACTCTTCTGAAAGGGCCGTCATTGACCTCGACTCTGCCTCAAAGTTGCGCTCGATCGAAGAACGTCACCGTTTTGAACGATCGCAGGAAGAGTTGCGAAGAGAACAAGAGCGCTCACTTGAGCTCGAGGCTGAAGCCCGCAAGCGCACCGCGGAACTCTCTCACCTTACTCTAGCCATTGGTGAGACTAATGCTCGTTTGCGCGATCTCTCAAGCAGGATTCGGGTACAAGCACGTATCGCCGATCAACCAACAAAGCAACTCTTCCTAAATATCATTCAGGACATCGACGCTTCACTCGGCACTGAGATCTTCTGGAGTGGAATCGAAGAACAACTATCCAACCTCCATGGTGAGTCGCTTCAGTACCTGTCTAAACATTTTCCTTCCCTTACCCCTACCGAACGCAAGGTCTGCGCCCTCATTCGGATAGACCTTTCCTCCAAGGAGATCGCCAGACTGCTCAATACGGAACCACGTTCAATAGAAAAGTACCGCCAACGCATCCGCAAGAAACTCGGCCTCACCGCATCCGACTCGCTGTCCACATTCATTTCGTCTTTATAGTCATACCGTCATACCGTCATACCGTCATTTAGTCAGTTAGTCACTTAGTCATTTCTTTGTCCGGCTTTTGTCCGGGTGCGCCGCATTACTGCAAGTGCAAGATTCGCCTCCGAAATCACAAACACCCGGAGGGGACGATGAGTATCATTGGGAGAATTTGTTTGACACTCCTGCTTGCTACGTCAGTAATGGCCGGCACAGCACAAGCGGGAGAACTTGCAGTGCCATCGAAAAGATGGAGTTCGCAGGCTATCGTGGGGCGCCAGATGGTCCTGCGGTTTCTACTCACGAACAGGAATTCGGTATATGCACTTGGTCCGGTCCAGTGGACCATCACTGTGCGGTATCTGCTCACACAGGCCATCATGTTCCAATTGGCCGGGTCAACCTTTGTTGGGGCGGGCCAGAGTTTAGAGGCAATCCCTGAACTAGCATGGACTCCAACAATGGAGGGGGCTCACCAGGTCACGATTGAGGCAAACAGCGAGGCGAACATCACTGGTCCACAAACGCTCATGGTCAATGAAACCGTGCTCGCTTCTACGGATTGCACCACTCGCCCGGCTCTCTCACCTGGTAACTTGCTTATTGCAACCTCTAGTGGAAGTATCACTTACACAGCTCCAAAAGGATGTTGCTACAAGGTCATGCCGTTCATGAACTCCGAGACATTCTGGGACATGACGCCGGATACGGAGCAGACCATCTCAGACGGCCAGTCTGTAACATTCACCATGACGGTCAAAGGCAATCAGCCGATGGCCACTGCTGTTGGCTTTGCGTGGCGAGAATGTGAAAAGGGAACGCCAAAGGGTCATGACTACATTGTTGTTTCACCGCGCATGCCCCCTTCAAACGGCGATACGGTGAACGGAACAGACGGACCACATATCTGGACGTCGACCTTTGGGGACCCTGTATCGCCCCGTACCGGGACCTTTGTTTTGCGAGAAGATCCAGATCTAGATTTTGGAGTTGGTCCTTTGCGCTTTGAGCGTTTGTATGATGGAATGGGCATCACCTCTGGTTTTATCTCAAACCTCGGCTTCAACTGGACTCATACCTACGATGCTTCTGTGGTCGTTACGCCCACGGAACACTTGGTCCAGCTGCCTGGGTTTGAAAGAGCGGCGTTCACAAAGGTCGGCAGTACCTACACACTGCGATCCATGAGTACCAATGTTCTCACACTACAAGACCATCAGGGCGGATGGCTCCTTACAGATGCCACACGTTTAACGCAGTACACGTTCAACGCCCAAGGGATGTTAACAAAGATCGACGATGGTGCTATGCCCGTGTATGTCGTATGGAATGGCTCGTCACTTGCTCGTGTAACAGATTCGCTTGGCCATGTGATCACGTTCACAACAAACGACCAAGGTCGCATTATCACGGCATCGAATGGAACGCTGACATGTACCTATGCGTATTCAACCGCCCAGGAACTCGCTTCCGTAACGAGTAGCAATGGTTTTGCTACAACGTATGCGTATGGAGCAATACCCGGACAGATCACGTCCGTGGATCGCGGTGCAGGTGTTGTTGAAGTAAGCAACACGTATGATGCTAGCGGACGTATCACAGCACAGACCGATGCAGAAGGTCGTGCCTCCACGTACACCTACAGCAGCTCTTCATCACGCTACGTGGATGGAGCAGGTGTTGCGGAAGATCATACATGGAATATGCGTGGGCAGGTAACATCCATTGGCACGGGCACAACTGCGATGCGTTTTACCTACAACGTCAACAATAGACCATCAATGATCATATCAGCAGGGGGCGATACAACACTCTTTACGTGGCACGAAAGCGGTAGACCAGCCAGTATCAGACATGGAGCTGGCGGAGTGGAGCGGTGGGAGTACCGTCAGCGACAATGGAACGGTGCCACTGTCTGGGACTGCACAACACATATCGATGAAGTAGGACGACGGATTACCTTCGAACGTGATGGCCGAGGCTGGTTAACCGGTATTGGTGGAGCTACTCGCCCCTTTACCTATACGCGAGACACACAAACCGGACTCATCACTGAGGCTCGTTCTATGTCGGCAACTACCATGTACACGTACGATGCGAGCGGCCACATCACCTCAATGCGCAATGCACTTGGAGCCACAACAACGTTTATCACCAATGGTAGAGGCGATGTCACAAAGATCTCGTACCCCGATACCTCCAGTGTTTCATTTGAGTACGATGCTCACGGGAAGGTCACAAAGTACACCGATGAGATGGGCGCTTCAACATCATGGACGTATGACCGCTGGGGGAGGGTATCGAGTGAAACCGGTCCCGGTAGTGTAACCACAACCTACGGGATAGACCGCACGGGCCGGATGACGAGGATGAGCAGGGCCGGTCGTGATGCCGTCACGTTTGACTACGATGATGCCGGACGTCTTACTACAACACACGTTGGTTCGAGCATTGTTACGTCGCGCGAATATGACAATGCCGGATGGTTGTCTGCCATTGCCGATGCGGAGAGTCGCAAAGAACTCTATACAAACAACGCTGACGGATACATTACGAAACATGTTGCCCGCGCCGGAGGAATGACGGAATTCCAACACGATGGACGTGGACTGATCACTGATGTTACCACTCCAACGGGCGGTGCTGAAGCGTTTCGATTTGATGCATCGGGCGATGTGATTGACTATCGTGATGCTTCTCAACGTTTCTCGGCGTTCACATATGGTAGAACAGGCCAGATATCTCGCTGGCAGCATGGTCCGGTCAACACCGTGATGACATATGATACGCTGGGCAGGATCACCTCATGCAGAGATACGGATGGTGGTACTTGGAACTATGCATATAACGCAATGGACTTGGTCACCAAACGAACAGATCCATCGGGTTCTTCAACAACATATGATTACGACCTCCGAGGCAGAGTTCGTTCGATCACCGATGCTCAGGGCGTGGTAACTCTGCTTCGACGCGATAAGCGGGGGAACATCATTGAACAACGTAGGGCTTCAGACCTGCGTCACACATACACATATGATGTGGCTGGACGCCCAACGTCCACTACGCGGTCAACGAGCGCGTATGATGCAACTGGCACGCTCACGCAGACCAATGGTGTTGCGATAACATGGAACACAAATGGTACTATAGCCAGCATCGGCGTAGCACCCGGAAAGAACATCACGTACACCTATGATGCAATGTTCCGTGTTAAGACCATATCAGATTGGACTGGGGCAACGATCACACTTCAGCGCGATGCAAACGGGTCGATCATCGAAACACAACGCTCCGGAGCATTGACCACGCGCTATACGCGCGATGCGTCAGGAGCCTTGACGATGATCGAAGAGAGTCCAACAGTTTCGATGACGATCGCTCGTTTTGCAGATGGTAGGATCTCCTCAATTCAATCGCAAGGATATCTCGATGGACCACCGTTGGATGACGATCGTACACTGACGTATTCCTCGGCAAATACACTCATGTCGCCGATGCATCCTTCAGTAGGTCAGCTCATAACGGATGGATACGATCGAGTTGTTGGTGTCCGCAGCGGGGCCGACTCCACGATTGTTGTTCACAACGACGCACTAGGTGGTCTGACACAGTCGGTTCTGGTGAACGGACAATTGTGGGTAGTACTCTCAACTGCTCAAGACGGATTGTTTGGAATGGTGAATGTTGCCAACGGTGAGCATCGATATTTCCACTATGATGCCAGCGGCAATGTTGTCGCAGTGAGTGATGATAACGGTACCATTGTTTCGCGATTTGCCTATGGTGCGTATGGAGAGCCCCTTGCATCGGATGGTGAGACACAGATCCCGTTTCAGTTTGGAGGTCAGCGTGGCACGTGGACGCCGGGAGCTTCACAATACGTGATGGGTACACGTGTTTACGATGCCACAACAGGAAGATTCACCACTGAAGACCCTGTGGAACAGCTAGACCCACGTGCATTCAACGCTTATGCCTATGCATGGGGCGACCCAGTCAACGCTCATGATGCATCGGGTGCAACGCCCGAAGCAAACCTGCCGGCACCAGACTGGCTCGAGGAGTCACGACGCAACAGTGATCGTGCAATAGCAAAGGCTGCAGCGATCAATGACATCATCCAGGCCGATGAGGCACAACGCGAGTTGGATCGTCAGGCAGAGCGTCGGGCGCGTGAAGTTCGTACTCGGACACGTCCAAGCGCAACACCTAAGCCATCAAAGCCAACAAAAACCAACAACCCACCCCCTCCAACTCCTGCACCGGTACCCACACCACCACCGGCACCTGCGCCCGCACCTGTTCCTGGTGGGAAACGAGCTCCAGCTGGCGGATCCAATCGTGGCAGCTACCTGCCCGATTGGGCGCGAGACATCCTCGAATATTTCATCGTTTTTTAAGGGGCAACCATGAAAACCTTCATCATTCTCATCGCAGTATTCGCCACAACACTAAGTGTTTGGTCTCAGACCTACACCTACGATGCTGCTGGCCGCATTGCCAGTGTTCGATATGCTGGTGGCAAACAAACAACCTATACCTATGACGGTAGAGGCAACATCACCAAGCGTACTACTGCAACGGTGAACAGTGTTAGTGATGAATACGAGGTGGCATCAAAAATCACACTGGCGCCCAATCCCACATCATCAACGATCATGGTACAGCTCGGCAACGTCGTCAGCGGCAACATTCCTCGACTCATCATTACTGATGTTGCCGGGCGCACGGTTGCCGAGCAGGCCATGGCACGAGGTCAGTCATCGTCTACGCTGGATGTTCAACACCTATCATCCGGAATGTACATTGTGACATTCGTTGATGGTATCAATGAACAGAGGAGCCCCTTGCTTATCATGCGATAGGGGGCTTGTTTGAGGGCAGCTCAACCATGGACATCAACCGTGGTGCTGCGCCCCATGCATCGATCATGATCCGAACGCGATCGGCCCATTGGTGTCGGTCGCGTTCGTTCGTATCAACAACATCCGCTCGAAGCAGAATGTTCTTTTGTGTGTGCTCCAGGGAGATGAATTCTTCCAGGCGGGCATCGTAGCCAAGAGCGCGAAGAATGTCACGTCGCACAGAGTCCGTGAGCAGATCACCCAGACGTTCCTTGGTGATCCCGTCATCAAGGAGGGGGCGGGCATAGTCCGGAACCGACTCTTTCCGGAGTTGTTTCTGCACTTCATGGTGACAGCACGGAGCAACGAGCATCCTCTTGGCCTTCATCGCAAGGCCCAGTGCAATTGCTTCATCGGTTGCCGTATCGCATGCATGCAGGGCGATCAGCAGATCACATTCCTGCGTTGGAATAACATCGCCGATGCGAGCACAGGTGAACGTGGCATTTGTCAGACCAAGCTTCTGCGCAACCATTGTACAGTGGTCAACCACGTGTTGATTTGCATCAACGCCAAGCAGATGCACATCGATACCCTCGCGTTGCAGCACATACATCAGCGAGAGCGAGAGGTAGGCCTTGCCACAACCCGCATCAACGATACGGTACGACGTCGTTTCAGAGGTGGTTGGTCGCGCCCGCTTCAAGAGGTGGTTCACCTGACGAAATTTATCGGCCATGGCCGCCTTGATCTTCCCATCCGGTGTTGCCAGATCCAGCGCCACAAGGAGTGCTGCATCATGTTCCGGAGTGAGGATCTTTGGCTTTGTGCGGTCTGCAGCAACACCTTCCCATCGTGAGCGTGAAGGGGGCAGATGTTTCGTAGAGGTTTTTACATCGCCCCCTTTATAGGTCCTAAGGATCTGCAGATCCGCTTCCGGTGTTTGCACCAGGACCTGACGAAAGGTCTTCTCCATCCACGGCATCAGCGCCGACGATGGGTCGCCCACGATCTTCAGCGCCGGATCCGTGAACGCCTGCTTTTCCGTGAATCGTTCAATGCGGATGTTCCACCCCTCTGCCGAATTCACCCCCGACACCACTACCTTCTGCACCTCCGATCCCTTGGGAGGCTTGGAGAAGGTGGCCACAAAGGCCGAGGCAGAGGAGAGGAAAGGAGCGATCATAGGAGCAAAAGTACCTCATGAAATGACTTCACTCGCTACGCTCGTAGTGACAAATGACTGATGACGAATGACCAATGACTGATGACACGAAACGGCACCCCTTCTCAGGATGAGAAGGGGTCGGGGGATGAGCCAAGGAGAAAGCCAACGAGGGGCCTAAGGGGCGAGGCCCCACCTCGCCCGTCCCGTCCTGTGCCTACCCGGAGGTAGGTTGATAACAAGCCCCTTACAAAGAACTTTCTCTGCCGTACTTTCGTGGTTTCGTTCTTCCGTATCACACCGGCATCATGACTTCACGACAGATCAGACAGGCGTTCCTCGACTTCTTTGCAGCACGTGGACATCGCATCGTTCCATCGGCACCGGTGGTTCCGCACGGCGATCCTACGTTGCTCTTTACCAACGCCGGGATGAATCAGTTCAAGGATGTGTTCCTCGGAACGGGGAAACGGGAGTACACACGAGCTGTTGATACGCAGAAATGCATCCGCGTTTCGGGGAAGCACAACGACCTCGAAGAAGTGGGATACGATACGTATCACCACACGCTCTTCGAAATGCTCGGTAACTGGAGCTTCGGAGATTATTTCAAGGAAGAAGCCATCGGGTGGTCGTGGGAGTTTCTTACAAGCGAGCTTCAACTACCTAAGGACCGACTCCACGCTACGGTCTATCGCACTGATGATGAGTCCTACGAGATCTGGAAGAAGTATCTGCCGGAATCGCACATACATCGCTTTGATGAAAAGGACAATTTCTGGGAGATGGGTGATACGGGGCCTTGTGGTCCGTGTACAGAGATCCATTTCGACCGGACGCCGGACCTGAGTGGTGGACCTCTCGTGAACGCCGGTGTGCCGGAAGTGATCGAGATCTGGAACAACGTCTTCATTCAGTACAACCGCACCAGCGATGGTACGCTGGAAGACCTGCCGTCACGTCACGTCGATACAGGCATGGGCTTTGAACGACTCTGCGCCGTGATGCAGAAGAAGGACTCCAACTACGACACGGATGTCTTCCAACCGATCATCGCCTTCACCGAAGACCTTTGTGGCAAGAGCTATCGCACCGAACTCGATCATCCGGATGGCGTAGCAATGCGCGTGATCGCCGATCACATTCGCACACTCTCCTTTGCCATCGCCGACGGAGCCCATCCCGGTAATGAGGGAAGGGGCTATGTACTGCGCCGCATCCTTCGCAGAGCAGCTCGCTACGCCCGCAACCTCGGTCTGACAGAGCCCGTGCTCTGGAAACACGTTGCCATCCTCTGCGAAACAATGGGCGATGTGTTCCCGGAACTCATTGCACGTCGCAGCGTTATCGAACGCATCATCAAGGCCGAAGAAGAGTCCTTCCTCGCAACACTCGATAGGGGGCTCCTACGCTTCGATGCCGTTGATACAACCTCCGGTGTTGTCGGTGGTGCTGATGCGTTTGAGCTATACGACACGTTTGGCTTCCCGTTAGACCTCACGCAACTGATCGCACGTGAGCGTGGACTCACGGTTGACGAAGCCGGATATCTGAAACATCTTGAGGAACAGCGCACACGTTCTCGGGCAGCGCGCAAGAGTCACGCCCAGGAAGCGTCAAAACTTTCTATCGATGCGATGTCACGTTTTGTTGGGTATAACGCCACTGAGACTTCATCAGCGGTTGTTCACGCAGAAGGAAATCTCATCGTGTTGGCAGAAACTCCGTTCTATGTAGAGATGGGCGGTCAGGTAGCAGATACCGGACAGATTGTGATAGGGGGCATTCCCTTCCGCGTGGAAGACGTGCGTAAGCACGGCGACGCTATCGTGCATATCTGCGAGACGGATGTTGATGCAACAATTGGTGATGTTGCTCTAGCTCAGGTTGATGCACCACGTCGTAAAGACATCGAACGCGAACATTCCGTAACGCACTTGCTTCACGAAGCATTGCGCAGAGTGCTCGGATCGCATGTGCAACAAGCGGGGTCGCTGGTTGCGCCGGAGCATCTTCGGTTCGACTTCGCCCACTTCGAACGTATGCGTCCCGATGAGATCCAAGCCGTTGAAGACATGGTCAACGAAAAGATCTTTGAGTCCATTGCAATCCATACAGAAGACATGCCAATTGAAAAGGCACGCACAGTGCCTGGCGTAAAAATGTTCTTTGGTGACAAGTATGGCGATAACGTACGCGTGGTATTCATCGATGAAAAGTTTTCCGTTGAGTTCTGCGGAGGCACACACGTGCAGAACACCAGTGAGATCGGACTCTTCAAGATCCTTGGAGAGAGCAGTGTGGCAAGCGGTGTACGTCGTCTCGAAGCAATTGCCGGACGAAGTATTCCAACATGGCTCAAGGAGCTCGATGCCAAGCGTGACATCATGTCCGATGACATGGCACGTCAGGCAGAACGCATCAAGCAGCTCGAAAAAGAACTCGCCTCTCTCAAGACTGACGAACTCAAGACCCTCATCCCATCGATCGTTTCTTCTGCCGTTTCCGTTGGCGATGTACGTGTAGCATCAGCGCGCGTAACAGTCTCCGATGCAGAACAACTTAAGGACCTCGGAGATGAACTTCGTTCATCGCTCAAGAGCGGTGGCATTGGCCTTCTCGGCTGCGTTCTCGATGACAAGGTCCAGCTCGTCTGTGTTGTTACCGATGACCTCACCAAGACCCACAGCGCCGGCAAACTGATTGGCATCGTTGCCAAGGAACTCGGTGGCGGTGGCGGCGGTAAACCCCACATGGCCACGGCAGGGGGCAGGGACATCGCCAAACTCGACGAAGTCCTCGCAAGCTTCCCTCGTGTAATACAGTAACCCCGTAACCCCGTAACCCCGTAACCCCGTAACTCCGTAACCCCGTAACTCCGTAACTAAGGAACAGACATGGCAAACTCATTCGAAGCAGTCGGCACGATGCACGTCGTGATGGACACGCAGCAGGTGAAGGACACCTTCAAGAAGCGTGAATTTGTGATCGAGATGCAGGATGGCAATTATCCGCAGCACATCAAGTTTCAGGTGACGCAGGATCGTTGTGCCTTGCTCGACAACTTCAAGGTTGGTCAGCAAGTAAAGGTCCTCTTCAACTTGCGGGGTCGCCCCTTCCAAAACCGTGAAGGCCAGACCGTCTACTTCACAAACCTCGAAGCATGGCGCATTGAGCCTGCAACAGGCACAGCCACACCTACAGGTGCAGATTACAGTCAGATCACGCCGGCAAGCGCTGGTGCGAAGGATGACTTTGATGATGTTCCGTTTTAAGGCTTTTTAAGCGGCTTCTTAAAGCGCCTTTGTAAGCGCCTTTGTAAGCGCCTTTGTAAGCGATTTCTACAAGCGCCTTCTACAAGCGTCTTCTCGATAGGGATACATTTGACTACATTGTATTACATTGTATTCAGTTGTAGTCATTTTTCCAAGGAATCATCATGCCATCAACGAGCGTCCGTCTTGATTCTGATCTTGATGCAAAATTGGCTCTTCTTGCGAGCGAGTTGGATCGAAGCAAGAGCTGGATCATTATTCAGGCACTTCGCGAGTATCTGGGCCACGCTGCGGCCGAAAGACATCGATGGGAGCAAACGCGCG encodes:
- a CDS encoding RHS repeat protein gives rise to the protein MTLLLATSVMAGTAQAGELAVPSKRWSSQAIVGRQMVLRFLLTNRNSVYALGPVQWTITVRYLLTQAIMFQLAGSTFVGAGQSLEAIPELAWTPTMEGAHQVTIEANSEANITGPQTLMVNETVLASTDCTTRPALSPGNLLIATSSGSITYTAPKGCCYKVMPFMNSETFWDMTPDTEQTISDGQSVTFTMTVKGNQPMATAVGFAWRECEKGTPKGHDYIVVSPRMPPSNGDTVNGTDGPHIWTSTFGDPVSPRTGTFVLREDPDLDFGVGPLRFERLYDGMGITSGFISNLGFNWTHTYDASVVVTPTEHLVQLPGFERAAFTKVGSTYTLRSMSTNVLTLQDHQGGWLLTDATRLTQYTFNAQGMLTKIDDGAMPVYVVWNGSSLARVTDSLGHVITFTTNDQGRIITASNGTLTCTYAYSTAQELASVTSSNGFATTYAYGAIPGQITSVDRGAGVVEVSNTYDASGRITAQTDAEGRASTYTYSSSSSRYVDGAGVAEDHTWNMRGQVTSIGTGTTAMRFTYNVNNRPSMIISAGGDTTLFTWHESGRPASIRHGAGGVERWEYRQRQWNGATVWDCTTHIDEVGRRITFERDGRGWLTGIGGATRPFTYTRDTQTGLITEARSMSATTMYTYDASGHITSMRNALGATTTFITNGRGDVTKISYPDTSSVSFEYDAHGKVTKYTDEMGASTSWTYDRWGRVSSETGPGSVTTTYGIDRTGRMTRMSRAGRDAVTFDYDDAGRLTTTHVGSSIVTSREYDNAGWLSAIADAESRKELYTNNADGYITKHVARAGGMTEFQHDGRGLITDVTTPTGGAEAFRFDASGDVIDYRDASQRFSAFTYGRTGQISRWQHGPVNTVMTYDTLGRITSCRDTDGGTWNYAYNAMDLVTKRTDPSGSSTTYDYDLRGRVRSITDAQGVVTLLRRDKRGNIIEQRRASDLRHTYTYDVAGRPTSTTRSTSAYDATGTLTQTNGVAITWNTNGTIASIGVAPGKNITYTYDAMFRVKTISDWTGATITLQRDANGSIIETQRSGALTTRYTRDASGALTMIEESPTVSMTIARFADGRISSIQSQGYLDGPPLDDDRTLTYSSANTLMSPMHPSVGQLITDGYDRVVGVRSGADSTIVVHNDALGGLTQSVLVNGQLWVVLSTAQDGLFGMVNVANGEHRYFHYDASGNVVAVSDDNGTIVSRFAYGAYGEPLASDGETQIPFQFGGQRGTWTPGASQYVMGTRVYDATTGRFTTEDPVEQLDPRAFNAYAYAWGDPVNAHDASGATPEANLPAPDWLEESRRNSDRAIAKAAAINDIIQADEAQRELDRQAERRAREVRTRTRPSATPKPSKPTKTNNPPPPTPAPVPTPPPAPAPAPVPGGKRAPAGGSNRGSYLPDWARDILEYFIVF
- a CDS encoding T9SS type A sorting domain-containing protein, which translates into the protein MKTFIILIAVFATTLSVWSQTYTYDAAGRIASVRYAGGKQTTYTYDGRGNITKRTTATVNSVSDEYEVASKITLAPNPTSSTIMVQLGNVVSGNIPRLIITDVAGRTVAEQAMARGQSSSTLDVQHLSSGMYIVTFVDGINEQRSPLLIMR
- a CDS encoding SAM-dependent methyltransferase, with amino-acid sequence MIAPFLSSASAFVATFSKPPKGSEVQKVVVSGVNSAEGWNIRIERFTEKQAFTDPALKIVGDPSSALMPWMEKTFRQVLVQTPEADLQILRTYKGGDVKTSTKHLPPSRSRWEGVAADRTKPKILTPEHDAALLVALDLATPDGKIKAAMADKFRQVNHLLKRARPTTSETTSYRIVDAGCGKAYLSLSLMYVLQREGIDVHLLGVDANQHVVDHCTMVAQKLGLTNATFTCARIGDVIPTQECDLLIALHACDTATDEAIALGLAMKAKRMLVAPCCHHEVQKQLRKESVPDYARPLLDDGITKERLGDLLTDSVRRDILRALGYDARLEEFISLEHTQKNILLRADVVDTNERDRHQWADRVRIMIDAWGAAPRLMSMVELPSNKPPIA
- the alaS gene encoding alanine--tRNA ligase; the protein is MTSRQIRQAFLDFFAARGHRIVPSAPVVPHGDPTLLFTNAGMNQFKDVFLGTGKREYTRAVDTQKCIRVSGKHNDLEEVGYDTYHHTLFEMLGNWSFGDYFKEEAIGWSWEFLTSELQLPKDRLHATVYRTDDESYEIWKKYLPESHIHRFDEKDNFWEMGDTGPCGPCTEIHFDRTPDLSGGPLVNAGVPEVIEIWNNVFIQYNRTSDGTLEDLPSRHVDTGMGFERLCAVMQKKDSNYDTDVFQPIIAFTEDLCGKSYRTELDHPDGVAMRVIADHIRTLSFAIADGAHPGNEGRGYVLRRILRRAARYARNLGLTEPVLWKHVAILCETMGDVFPELIARRSVIERIIKAEEESFLATLDRGLLRFDAVDTTSGVVGGADAFELYDTFGFPLDLTQLIARERGLTVDEAGYLKHLEEQRTRSRAARKSHAQEASKLSIDAMSRFVGYNATETSSAVVHAEGNLIVLAETPFYVEMGGQVADTGQIVIGGIPFRVEDVRKHGDAIVHICETDVDATIGDVALAQVDAPRRKDIEREHSVTHLLHEALRRVLGSHVQQAGSLVAPEHLRFDFAHFERMRPDEIQAVEDMVNEKIFESIAIHTEDMPIEKARTVPGVKMFFGDKYGDNVRVVFIDEKFSVEFCGGTHVQNTSEIGLFKILGESSVASGVRRLEAIAGRSIPTWLKELDAKRDIMSDDMARQAERIKQLEKELASLKTDELKTLIPSIVSSAVSVGDVRVASARVTVSDAEQLKDLGDELRSSLKSGGIGLLGCVLDDKVQLVCVVTDDLTKTHSAGKLIGIVAKELGGGGGGKPHMATAGGRDIAKLDEVLASFPRVIQ